Below is a genomic region from Corallococcus macrosporus.
GCCTTGAACGCGTTGGCCATGGCCTGCAGCGCGTCCACCAGCTGCACGTTGAACTTCTTGATGCGGCGCTTGCGGTAGTGCTTCACCAGCAGCATCGGCAGGAAGAAGCCGAAGATGGTCGAGAGCACCGCCAGGATGGGGTTGAAGACGATGTAGCTGAGGATGCCCAGAAGGCACATGCACGCGATGTTGAGGATCAACATCTGCCGCGCGTCGATGAAGAGGAACATGTCGCTCAAGTCGTTCATCGACTTGGCGACGTACCGCTCCTGGTACTGCTCGTACGCCTTCGACAGGACGCTGAAGATCACCAGGCTGAAGAAGAACACCGAGCCGGTGACGAGGAGGAGGACGATACCTGCGAGCATGGGCGCGAATCCCCGGGGGATGAGGGAGGGGTCGGCAGGGCCGCTTCAGCTTGGGAAGCGGCCCCGCGCGCGACGACTACGGAGAGCCGGCCGAGGCCTTCTCGCCGCTGCCACTGCCCTTGATGATCTGGATGATCTCCCGGCGCTTCTGCTCCAGCACGCGGGTGCGCTCGCCGGACAGCAGCGTGCTGATGGTGGCGCGGCCGCGCTCCTCGATGAGGTCCACGTCGTCCTCGTTGCGCAGCGACAGGGTCAGCTGCCCCAGCTCCGCCGCCAGCACCAGGATCTCCGCCTCTTCCGGCAGCACCATCAGCGACACGTTGCTGTACTCGCGCTGGTTCTCCGGGATGAGGTTGATGTTCGTGGTGCCGGTGATCTTGCCCGTGGCGACCACGATGATGTTCTGCAGCAGCGTCACGGCGACGCTCTCGTCCGTCTGCGGATCACGGAACGTGCCGATGATGTCCACGTGGTCGTTGGGGCGGATCCACCCGCCCACGGACGTGGTCTGCTTCGCCTCGATGGTGATGGCGCGCGCCTTCTTCTGCACCTTCGTGGACAGGCGCTCGGCGGCCTTCGTCGTCTCGAACTGGCTCCAGAGGATGGGGTCGCCGGCCTGCAGCGCCACCAGCACCTTCTGGTTCACGATGTAGTTGGCGGAGTCCGGCTTCACCACCGACGAGGTGACGAACTGCTCCGGCACGGAGCGCTGGGAGATCATCTCGTACGTGATGACCGAACCCTCGGGCATGTCCTGGCCCGCCACCACCACGGGCACCAGGTTCCACCCGCGGCGCACATCCGATTCCTTCTTCTTGATGGCCGAGTAGGCCACGATGCCGGCGAGCAAACCGAGCACCAGTGCGACGACGAGCGGGGTCTTACCCTTCAACATGGTTCAAGGTCCTCCAGAACGGTGGGGCGCCGTCGTGGCGGCAGGACAGCTTTGGACGAGGGGGCGATGCCAGGGCGCGAACGGGGCGGAATGTTATCCATGCCCCACGGCGGGTGTCAAAACCACCTCTCGTGACAAAGCGGAATCCCGGGACACCCGGGGCTCGCGGCGCCTGCCCGCCCGGCAGGGAGGACGGCGCGACACACGGGCCTGATCCGCGGCCTTCCGTCCCTCAGGGGAACGGCAGGTTC
It encodes:
- the cpaB gene encoding Flp pilus assembly protein CpaB, which produces MLKGKTPLVVALVLGLLAGIVAYSAIKKKESDVRRGWNLVPVVVAGQDMPEGSVITYEMISQRSVPEQFVTSSVVKPDSANYIVNQKVLVALQAGDPILWSQFETTKAAERLSTKVQKKARAITIEAKQTTSVGGWIRPNDHVDIIGTFRDPQTDESVAVTLLQNIIVVATGKITGTTNINLIPENQREYSNVSLMVLPEEAEILVLAAELGQLTLSLRNEDDVDLIEERGRATISTLLSGERTRVLEQKRREIIQIIKGSGSGEKASAGSP